The following proteins come from a genomic window of Campylobacter concisus:
- a CDS encoding ABC transporter substrate-binding protein, giving the protein MAAFSTNAAEFREMKDTSGDIVKIPVNVEKIATLWYANNQIVLMLGGADKIVATTDLIKNNKWFVHIYPRISSIPNGVNGKSLQVEELVKLSPDIVIATDKKNKEELTKNGFNVLYPSFTNHADMKKSVSIMAELIGGNAPKIAQKFNDYFDQNLQKVLSKTSKITQNERPKVLHIAEGKKFIQSRWLKYHNR; this is encoded by the coding sequence ATGGCTGCTTTTAGTACAAATGCGGCCGAGTTTAGAGAGATGAAAGACACATCTGGCGACATCGTCAAAATCCCTGTAAACGTAGAAAAGATCGCTACACTTTGGTATGCAAATAACCAAATCGTCTTGATGCTAGGTGGTGCTGACAAAATAGTCGCAACAACCGATCTCATAAAAAACAACAAATGGTTTGTGCATATATATCCTAGAATTTCATCTATCCCAAATGGTGTAAATGGCAAGAGCTTGCAAGTAGAAGAGCTCGTCAAGCTAAGTCCTGATATCGTGATAGCCACCGATAAAAAGAACAAAGAGGAGCTAACAAAAAATGGCTTTAATGTACTTTATCCGTCATTTACAAATCATGCAGATATGAAAAAGAGTGTATCCATAATGGCTGAACTCATAGGTGGCAACGCACCAAAGATAGCTCAAAAATTTAATGACTATTTTGATCAAAATCTCCAAAAAGTACTAAGCAAAACTAGTAAGATAACTCAAAATGAGAGGCCAAAAGTGCTTCACATAGCAGAGGGTAAAAAATTTATTCAAAGTAGATGGCTTAAATACCATAATCGATGA
- a CDS encoding aryl-sulfate sulfotransferase → MKKTLYSVALASALCTSAFAIGGPSGAKLDYAITGAIGEVVVNPYDTAPLTAVIKNGGYTLSNAKVTIVPKQGGQVISYKVADKHLRTHGGIPVFGMYPDYQNTVEVEYDKSYKGKTEHIKESYKIYAPAIYLESAGTPNQKGALFDKIEVTKPASTKFANRLYYVNNFVNKTGKGTKVVWNNPAGGAIEWNYSPNNFILDTKGEVRWYLEPSKIYDLKQPFNAGVMMGFKQNDDGAMTWGYGQRYAKYDIMGREIFNRELPASYNDFSHSMDVAQNGHYFLRVANADYKRADGKNVRTVRDVIVELDRDGNVVDDFRLYEILDPYRDIVLKTLDQGAVCLNIDAKKAGHTASSDELQSMDTHDKWGDIVGAGPGRNWAHVNSVDYDPSDDSIIISSRHQDAVIKIGRDKQVKWIMGAHKGWSDKFKDKLLQPVDTKGNKIVCEDEYSKCPGYESETGGFDWQWTQHTAFRIDSKSKKGLVYLTVFDNGDTRGMEQPAMAGMKYSRAVVYKIDENKKTVEQVWEYGKERGKEWYSSVTSLTQYQDDLDSIMVYSAVAGMQFDIAKGRPVGLPSPHIDEFEWGAKEPSIEIKMTNAMGYQAFPFSLQKAFEK, encoded by the coding sequence ATGAAAAAGACTTTGTATTCTGTTGCGCTTGCTTCTGCACTTTGTACGAGCGCTTTTGCGATAGGCGGTCCAAGCGGAGCTAAACTTGACTACGCTATAACAGGAGCTATCGGCGAAGTAGTGGTAAATCCTTACGACACAGCGCCTCTTACTGCAGTCATCAAAAATGGCGGCTACACACTAAGCAACGCTAAGGTCACTATCGTGCCAAAACAAGGCGGTCAGGTAATAAGCTACAAAGTGGCCGACAAGCATCTTCGCACACATGGCGGTATCCCAGTTTTTGGTATGTATCCAGACTATCAAAACACCGTTGAAGTCGAGTACGACAAGAGCTACAAGGGCAAGACCGAGCATATAAAAGAGAGCTATAAAATTTACGCTCCAGCTATCTACCTAGAGAGCGCTGGCACGCCAAATCAAAAGGGCGCGCTATTTGACAAGATCGAGGTTACTAAGCCTGCGAGTACTAAATTTGCAAACAGGCTTTACTATGTAAATAACTTTGTCAATAAAACAGGCAAGGGTACAAAAGTCGTTTGGAACAACCCAGCTGGCGGTGCGATCGAGTGGAACTACAGCCCAAATAATTTTATCCTTGATACAAAAGGCGAGGTTAGATGGTATCTTGAGCCAAGTAAAATTTACGACCTAAAACAGCCATTTAACGCTGGCGTAATGATGGGCTTTAAGCAAAATGACGACGGTGCTATGACTTGGGGATATGGCCAAAGATACGCAAAATACGACATCATGGGTAGAGAAATTTTTAACCGCGAGCTACCAGCTAGCTACAACGACTTCTCTCACTCGATGGACGTAGCACAAAATGGACACTACTTCTTGCGCGTTGCAAATGCTGACTACAAAAGGGCTGACGGCAAAAACGTAAGAACGGTGCGCGACGTGATCGTTGAGCTTGACCGAGATGGCAACGTAGTTGATGACTTTAGGCTTTATGAAATTCTCGATCCTTACCGCGATATCGTGCTAAAAACACTTGATCAAGGCGCAGTTTGCTTAAATATCGACGCTAAAAAAGCAGGCCACACTGCAAGCTCTGATGAGCTTCAGTCGATGGATACTCACGATAAGTGGGGTGACATCGTCGGCGCAGGCCCTGGACGTAACTGGGCTCACGTAAATAGCGTGGATTATGACCCAAGCGACGATAGCATCATAATCTCAAGCCGCCACCAAGATGCAGTCATCAAAATCGGCCGTGATAAACAAGTAAAATGGATAATGGGTGCTCATAAAGGCTGGAGCGATAAATTTAAAGATAAACTTCTTCAACCAGTCGACACCAAAGGTAACAAAATAGTCTGCGAAGATGAGTACTCAAAATGCCCAGGATACGAGAGCGAAACAGGCGGCTTTGACTGGCAGTGGACACAACATACGGCATTTAGGATAGATAGCAAATCTAAAAAAGGTCTTGTCTATCTCACTGTCTTTGACAACGGCGATACAAGAGGAATGGAGCAACCCGCAATGGCAGGAATGAAATACTCTCGTGCCGTTGTTTATAAAATAGATGAAAACAAAAAGACAGTCGAGCAAGTCTGGGAGTACGGCAAAGAGCGTGGTAAAGAGTGGTATAGCTCGGTCACCAGCCTTACACAGTATCAAGATGACCTTGATAGTATCATGGTCTACTCAGCCGTTGCTGGTATGCAGTTTGACATCGCCAAAGGTCGCCCAGTAGGACTTCCAAGTCCACATATAGATGAGTTTGAGTGGGGTGCAAAAGAGCCTAGCATCGAGATAAAAATGACAAATGCGATGGGCTATCAGGCATTTCCATTTAGCTTACAAAAAGCTTTTGAGAAATAA
- a CDS encoding carboxymuconolactone decarboxylase family protein: MTLTYNAKKIYENWFDSKSELEESNASFLEDYLNFLGDISEVINIDEKTRLSVIIASLCVSKSAKSSFKSFVRAALNVGISVKEIREILYQAVPYAGLGKVEDYIFLADEIFNERYIEPENMPKKSREGRGERGLEIQRKLFPAVDKFIASMPNDQKHIMDFLSQNCFGDFYARDGLSLELRELLTFVYITTLGFAKPQLLGHIAANFGIGNDRAKLISVVTTLIPFIGYPSALNALSAINEISSSKN; encoded by the coding sequence ATGACACTAACTTACAATGCAAAGAAAATTTATGAAAATTGGTTTGACTCAAAAAGTGAGCTTGAAGAGAGCAATGCTAGCTTTTTAGAGGATTATTTAAATTTTTTAGGCGATATTAGTGAAGTGATAAATATTGATGAAAAAACAAGACTTTCGGTTATCATCGCCTCTCTTTGTGTGAGTAAAAGTGCAAAAAGCTCATTTAAAAGCTTCGTTAGGGCTGCTTTAAATGTGGGCATATCAGTAAAAGAGATAAGAGAAATTTTATATCAAGCAGTGCCTTATGCTGGGCTTGGCAAGGTAGAAGATTATATATTTTTAGCTGATGAAATTTTTAATGAGCGCTATATAGAGCCTGAAAATATGCCTAAAAAATCAAGAGAAGGCAGAGGTGAACGAGGCCTTGAGATACAAAGAAAACTCTTCCCAGCGGTTGATAAATTTATCGCATCAATGCCAAATGATCAAAAACATATAATGGATTTTTTATCACAAAACTGCTTTGGTGATTTTTATGCAAGAGATGGGCTTAGTTTAGAGCTTAGGGAGCTTTTGACATTTGTCTATATCACGACTCTTGGCTTTGCAAAGCCACAACTTTTAGGACACATTGCTGCAAATTTTGGCATCGGCAACGATAGAGCTAAACTAATAAGCGTTGTTACAACTCTTATACCATTTATAGGCTATCCAAGTGCTTTAAACGCATTATCAGCAATAAATGAGATAAGTTCTAGTAAAAATTAA
- a CDS encoding response regulator transcription factor, translating to MQEVLEILKKTSVLVVEDDDMARELIISGLKPYCEQVIGACNGQDGVEKFKKQGFDIVMSDIHMPVLNGFEMMNEMKRTKPHQKFIVFTSYDSDENLIKSMEEGAMLFLKKPIDMKDLRAMLISLSFERDEKLVYLSDEVSINLKREKIYKNGIEIYLSFLQNKIFWLFAYNLNKLVTYEMIEEFVYESDVSKAAIQNVILRLKRELGVKFKNISESGYILITKSE from the coding sequence ATGCAAGAAGTCTTAGAAATTTTAAAAAAGACGTCCGTCTTGGTAGTCGAAGATGATGATATGGCAAGAGAGCTTATTATTAGCGGGCTTAAACCTTATTGCGAACAGGTAATTGGTGCTTGCAATGGACAAGATGGCGTGGAAAAATTTAAAAAGCAAGGCTTTGATATTGTGATGAGCGATATTCACATGCCAGTGCTTAACGGCTTTGAGATGATGAATGAGATGAAACGTACAAAGCCGCACCAAAAATTTATCGTCTTTACCTCTTATGATAGCGATGAAAATTTGATAAAAAGCATGGAGGAAGGGGCGATGCTCTTTTTAAAAAAGCCTATTGATATGAAGGATCTTAGAGCAATGCTTATTAGTTTAAGTTTTGAACGAGATGAAAAGCTAGTTTATTTAAGCGATGAGGTGAGTATAAATTTAAAAAGAGAGAAAATTTATAAAAACGGCATTGAAATTTATCTTAGTTTTTTGCAAAATAAGATATTTTGGCTCTTTGCTTATAATCTAAATAAGCTAGTTACTTATGAGATGATAGAAGAATTTGTCTATGAGAGCGATGTTAGCAAGGCGGCTATCCAAAATGTGATACTTCGCCTAAAACGCGAGCTTGGCGTGAAATTTAAAAATATTAGTGAGAGTGGATATATTTTAATCACAAAATCTGAATGA
- a CDS encoding hydroxymethylpyrimidine/phosphomethylpyrimidine kinase: MKKILIIAGSCNSGTAGLQADIKTCARLNCYSATAVTSLVAETTDAVKSVVCLEPSFVKDQLNTLAEEFSFDAIKIGMLFSEEIMEVVREFLLTQNTKVVLDPVCVSKSGHKLIKDSAVTKLKDLMSLATVTTPNLDEANVLFGDDYKDLPCDVIVKKHISEDSSIDTLYKKDGSLRNFKTPLVNPLVMSGTGCSFSTALACFLAKGKSLEESIQLSKEYICSIIKESIDTKLGKNRLLWHGAK; this comes from the coding sequence ATGAAAAAAATTCTAATCATCGCAGGCTCTTGCAATAGTGGCACAGCTGGACTTCAAGCAGATATAAAAACATGTGCTAGGCTTAATTGTTATAGTGCAACAGCGGTAACTTCTTTGGTCGCTGAGACTACGGATGCTGTAAAGAGTGTAGTTTGCTTAGAGCCTAGTTTTGTCAAAGATCAGCTAAATACGCTTGCGGAAGAATTTAGCTTTGATGCGATTAAGATAGGCATGTTATTTAGTGAAGAGATCATGGAGGTGGTGCGTGAGTTTTTACTAACTCAAAATACCAAAGTAGTGCTTGATCCAGTTTGCGTCTCAAAAAGCGGACACAAGCTTATAAAAGATAGTGCGGTGACAAAGCTAAAAGATCTAATGAGCTTAGCTACGGTAACTACTCCAAATTTAGATGAGGCAAATGTGCTTTTTGGTGATGATTATAAAGATTTGCCTTGTGACGTCATCGTAAAAAAACATATCAGCGAAGATAGTAGCATAGACACACTTTATAAAAAAGATGGTTCGCTAAGAAATTTTAAAACCCCACTTGTTAATCCGCTTGTAATGAGTGGAACTGGTTGTAGCTTCTCAACTGCACTTGCTTGCTTTTTAGCAAAGGGCAAGAGCTTAGAGGAGTCTATACAACTTTCAAAAGAGTATATTTGCTCTATCATAAAAGAGAGCATAGATACAAAACTTGGTAAAAATCGCCTACTTTGGCATGGAGCGAAGTAA
- a CDS encoding RDD family protein: protein MAKQKAKIASVWARAKAFIIDLFIIGMPIFYATTYLVLDGKEAFLHNQIAIFGANSLISLIMCLFFSIKAQTPGYKAQEIYLINLKTGRKLGFFHTILRQICFAFAGFSILGLCLCFFRKDKLNLHDIITHSAAVQRSEG from the coding sequence TTGGCAAAACAAAAGGCAAAAATCGCATCTGTTTGGGCTAGAGCGAAGGCCTTTATCATCGATCTTTTTATCATCGGTATGCCGATATTTTATGCGACAACATATCTTGTGCTTGATGGTAAAGAGGCATTTTTGCATAACCAAATTGCTATTTTTGGTGCAAATAGCCTGATCTCGCTTATAATGTGCCTTTTTTTTAGCATAAAAGCACAAACTCCGGGTTACAAAGCACAAGAAATTTATCTAATAAACCTAAAAACCGGTAGAAAACTAGGCTTTTTTCACACCATCTTGCGCCAAATTTGCTTTGCCTTTGCTGGCTTTAGCATACTTGGACTTTGCCTTTGTTTCTTTAGAAAAGATAAACTAAATCTGCACGACATCATCACTCACTCAGCTGCCGTGCAAAGATCAGAGGGATAA
- a CDS encoding thiol:disulfide interchange protein DsbA/DsbL: MSFLSKFSKAIFAVAVAGAISASAFSEGEDYVKLEKPLSAGQNTLVKIFSYACPFCYKYDKSVTPKVVEKIHGLKYEPFHLKTKGDYGEVASKVFAVLIVMDEAKGVGLFDENSLFKKAKFAYYKAYHDKKERWSDGKDAEGFLKTGLEAAGVSKADYEKELANPKVTELLKKWDESYDVAKIQGVPAFVVNGKYLIMTKSISSLDGMAALIEELLKK; this comes from the coding sequence ATGAGTTTTCTATCTAAATTTAGTAAGGCTATCTTTGCTGTTGCGGTGGCTGGTGCGATTAGTGCTAGTGCATTTAGTGAGGGTGAGGACTACGTCAAGCTTGAAAAGCCGCTAAGCGCGGGACAAAATACGCTAGTTAAAATTTTTAGCTACGCTTGCCCATTTTGCTACAAGTATGATAAGAGCGTCACTCCAAAGGTAGTTGAGAAAATCCATGGGCTAAAATACGAACCATTTCATCTAAAGACAAAGGGCGATTACGGTGAGGTTGCGAGTAAGGTTTTTGCCGTGCTTATCGTTATGGACGAGGCAAAAGGTGTCGGCTTATTTGATGAAAATTCGCTATTTAAAAAGGCTAAATTTGCCTACTACAAGGCTTATCACGACAAAAAAGAGCGCTGGAGTGATGGCAAAGACGCTGAGGGTTTTTTAAAGACTGGACTTGAGGCTGCTGGCGTTAGTAAAGCAGACTACGAAAAAGAGCTAGCTAATCCAAAAGTGACTGAGCTACTTAAAAAGTGGGATGAGAGCTATGACGTGGCCAAAATTCAAGGCGTGCCAGCATTTGTCGTAAATGGCAAATACCTCATCATGACAAAATCAATCAGCTCGCTTGACGGCATGGCAGCACTCATCGAAGAGCTTCTTAAAAAATAA
- a CDS encoding ABC transporter substrate-binding protein: MLELNAEEIPNINPDVIIIGRAKSPDAIEKIYENKVYAGTNAVKNKKVFVNPAGVFSLDRYGAEGALQILWAAKILQS; encoded by the coding sequence ATGCTTGAACTAAACGCAGAAGAGATACCAAATATAAATCCAGATGTGATCATCATAGGTAGAGCCAAATCGCCAGACGCTATAGAAAAGATATATGAAAACAAAGTCTATGCTGGCACAAATGCTGTTAAAAACAAAAAAGTTTTTGTAAATCCAGCAGGTGTTTTTAGCTTGGATAGATACGGAGCTGAGGGAGCTTTGCAAATTTTATGGGCGGCTAAGATATTACAATCCTGA
- the purM gene encoding phosphoribosylformylglycinamidine cyclo-ligase: MISYKDAGVDIDAGNSFVEAIKPFVKSTQTPNVIGGIGSFSGAVRLPSGYKNPAILGATDGVGTKLRLAIDTKKFDGVGEDLVAMCVNDLICNFATPLFFLDYYATAKLEIESAKEVVKSIANGCKKAQCALIGGETAEMPSMYEKGDFDLAGFAVGIAEADDIDRSKFVKAGDVLVALPSSGLHSNGFSLARKVVSELGLKFDEKVGDKKLIDVLLEPTRIYVSDFLSLKDKITAMAHITGGGIVENLPRVFPVGLGAKVQKSVIKTPEIFKIIAQKVEESEMMRTFNMGVGMILVVPKDNVDTVLASSDGYVIGEVVNGKGVELV; encoded by the coding sequence ATGATAAGCTATAAAGATGCTGGAGTGGATATAGATGCTGGAAATAGCTTTGTTGAGGCGATAAAGCCTTTCGTAAAATCTACACAAACACCAAACGTTATAGGTGGTATTGGGTCATTTTCAGGAGCGGTCAGACTACCAAGTGGATATAAAAATCCAGCCATTTTAGGAGCGACTGATGGCGTTGGCACAAAGCTTCGCCTAGCTATCGACACCAAGAAATTTGACGGCGTTGGCGAGGATTTAGTCGCAATGTGCGTAAATGATCTCATCTGCAACTTCGCTACACCGCTCTTTTTCCTTGATTACTACGCGACTGCAAAGCTTGAGATAGAGAGTGCCAAAGAGGTGGTAAAAAGCATCGCAAATGGCTGCAAAAAGGCGCAATGCGCGCTGATAGGCGGTGAGACAGCCGAGATGCCGTCGATGTATGAAAAGGGCGACTTTGATCTTGCTGGATTTGCCGTGGGTATCGCTGAGGCTGACGATATCGACAGAAGCAAATTTGTAAAAGCTGGTGATGTTTTAGTCGCGCTTCCAAGTAGCGGTCTGCACTCAAATGGCTTCTCTCTTGCAAGAAAAGTAGTTAGCGAGCTTGGACTAAAATTTGATGAAAAAGTAGGCGATAAAAAGCTCATCGACGTGCTTCTTGAGCCAACAAGAATTTATGTGAGCGACTTTTTAAGTTTAAAAGACAAGATCACAGCAATGGCGCATATAACAGGTGGTGGCATAGTTGAAAACCTACCTCGCGTCTTCCCTGTTGGACTTGGTGCAAAAGTACAAAAAAGCGTTATAAAAACGCCTGAAATTTTTAAAATCATCGCTCAAAAAGTAGAAGAAAGCGAGATGATGAGGACTTTTAACATGGGCGTTGGCATGATATTAGTTGTGCCTAAAGACAACGTTGATACTGTCCTAGCTAGTAGCGATGGCTACGTGATCGGTGAAGTAGTAAATGGTAAAGGCGTAGAGCTAGTTTAA
- a CDS encoding sensor histidine kinase, protein MGINLKSQNIKIYAIILLASLFVILLGLNIYSNAKEKIIELSDKNNIAVSKNIVNNFQIWLDERINSLIRASKFIQNADIVDDDEKIAGFIKLFKQNAKEFDLMQLLRDDGEIFVDGEKILEEVMPKSERAGLIWYVETKNTNAPSVNFMQKHKILKGSTLNLCVPVTKQAKFKAALCGVVRIENIFNSIKNFSLAPNSYSFLVTHSGEILTSIPDLALKKEIEEKFKELFLKDEDITSLKIGQNLIQVAEIPTINWFIGAGTNNEEEISALTKEALKNALSLLFAFVALTFLANILHNFMYNKIKKIQDEYETLLTHRAKMSEAGELISGINHQFIQPVNSLKLMLSSCIMLKKEGKLSNEELINLLEKGQSSVKLLSSTIKIFRNFYKSAENVSEFEVQTSVKNLITLMHTELSRANVSVKFSGFNEQKVRQIENIIQQILLILIHNAKDSLVESYKDEPLKRIIEIKFRSFEDKCYIGVYDNGNGVSEQMSEKIFTWLNTTKKQGNGIGLYFAKKLAQEKLNGDVRLVNNAKPTVFELSFDINLKD, encoded by the coding sequence ATGGGTATTAATTTAAAATCACAAAATATTAAAATCTACGCCATCATCTTGCTTGCTAGCCTTTTTGTAATACTTCTTGGGCTAAATATTTACAGCAACGCCAAAGAGAAAATCATAGAACTATCTGATAAAAACAATATAGCAGTTAGCAAAAATATCGTAAATAACTTTCAAATTTGGCTTGATGAGCGTATAAATTCACTCATTCGTGCGTCAAAATTTATACAAAATGCAGACATCGTAGATGACGATGAAAAGATAGCTGGCTTTATAAAGCTCTTTAAACAAAACGCAAAAGAATTTGATCTAATGCAGCTTTTAAGGGATGATGGAGAAATTTTTGTAGATGGAGAGAAAATTTTAGAAGAAGTTATGCCAAAGAGCGAAAGAGCAGGGCTTATCTGGTATGTTGAGACAAAAAATACAAATGCCCCAAGTGTAAATTTTATGCAAAAACATAAAATTTTAAAAGGCTCAACTCTAAATTTATGCGTTCCAGTCACAAAACAAGCGAAATTTAAAGCAGCACTTTGTGGCGTCGTGCGTATAGAAAATATCTTTAATAGCATTAAAAATTTTAGCCTTGCGCCAAATTCTTACTCATTTTTAGTGACTCATAGCGGTGAAATTTTAACATCGATACCTGATCTTGCTTTAAAAAAAGAGATCGAGGAGAAATTTAAAGAGTTGTTTTTAAAAGATGAAGACATTACAAGCTTAAAAATAGGACAAAATTTAATCCAAGTAGCTGAGATACCAACGATAAATTGGTTCATAGGAGCTGGCACAAATAACGAAGAGGAAATTTCAGCTTTAACAAAAGAAGCTTTAAAAAATGCTCTAAGCTTGCTCTTTGCCTTCGTTGCGCTCACGTTTTTGGCAAATATTCTTCATAATTTTATGTATAACAAGATAAAAAAGATACAAGATGAGTATGAAACATTGCTAACTCATAGAGCCAAAATGAGTGAGGCTGGCGAGCTAATAAGTGGTATCAATCATCAATTCATTCAGCCTGTAAATTCGCTAAAACTAATGCTAAGCTCTTGCATAATGTTAAAAAAGGAAGGTAAATTAAGCAATGAGGAGCTAATAAATTTGCTTGAAAAAGGACAAAGCTCGGTCAAACTTCTTTCAAGTACTATTAAAATTTTTAGAAATTTTTATAAAAGCGCTGAAAATGTGAGCGAATTTGAGGTGCAAACAAGCGTTAAAAATCTAATAACCCTCATGCACACAGAGCTTAGCCGTGCAAATGTTAGTGTAAAATTTAGTGGCTTTAACGAACAAAAAGTTCGTCAGATAGAAAATATAATCCAACAAATTTTACTAATCCTAATACACAACGCAAAAGACTCACTTGTCGAAAGCTACAAAGATGAGCCACTAAAACGTATCATCGAGATAAAATTTAGAAGCTTTGAAGATAAATGCTATATTGGAGTTTATGACAATGGGAATGGCGTAAGCGAGCAAATGAGTGAGAAAATTTTTACTTGGCTAAATACCACCAAAAAGCAAGGAAATGGTATAGGACTTTATTTTGCTAAAAAGCTAGCGCAAGAAAAACTAAATGGTGATGTAAGGCTCGTAAATAACGCAAAGCCAACGGTGTTTGAGTTAAGTTTTGATATAAATTTAAAGGACTAA
- the dsbI gene encoding protein-disulfide oxidoreductase DsbI: MSFFKKMAKFQDSRISWAILVFVSVGLVVIAHSLFQNYAYMPPCEQCVYIRFAFLCMALGGVIAMINPKNLLFALIGYVFAFWGAVQGIMYSVKLAKIHDAVHGDDPFGVQGCSTEPQYPFGLPLEKWAPDWFMPTGDCGYDSPMVPDGAVLSDLQKSIVDLYADGWYLVPSSKFMSMADCTLLGFSVCFVVLALMLVSKLLSFLK; encoded by the coding sequence ATGAGCTTTTTTAAAAAAATGGCTAAATTTCAAGACTCACGCATCTCTTGGGCGATCCTAGTCTTTGTGAGCGTTGGGCTTGTCGTTATCGCGCACTCACTCTTTCAAAACTACGCTTATATGCCTCCTTGCGAGCAGTGCGTCTATATACGTTTTGCATTTTTATGTATGGCACTTGGCGGCGTGATCGCTATGATAAATCCTAAAAATTTACTATTTGCTCTAATTGGCTACGTCTTTGCCTTTTGGGGAGCGGTGCAGGGCATAATGTATAGCGTAAAGCTAGCTAAAATCCACGATGCGGTGCATGGCGATGATCCTTTTGGTGTGCAGGGCTGCTCTACTGAGCCACAATATCCATTTGGCTTGCCGCTTGAGAAGTGGGCGCCTGACTGGTTTATGCCAACAGGCGACTGTGGATATGACAGCCCTATGGTGCCTGATGGCGCGGTACTAAGTGATTTACAAAAGAGCATAGTTGATCTTTATGCGGACGGCTGGTATCTTGTGCCTTCATCTAAATTTATGTCGATGGCTGATTGTACGCTACTTGGGTTTAGTGTTTGTTTTGTAGTGCTTGCACTTATGCTCGTTTCAAAGCTTTTATCCTTTTTAAAATGA
- the dapF gene encoding diaminopimelate epimerase — MQVSKYNASGNDFVIFHTFLSKDRGELARQICSRTNSVGADGLIVLLPYEKGVKWEFYNSDGSYAAMCGNGSRAAARYAYLNGLVSSNEFALLTGSGEVMASVKDECVEVVLTSPKILSEPLNEGGKTWYFYDTGVPHLVNFTQNLEEFDVKECRALRQKYNANVNLAKFEGGVLKVRTYERGVEDETLACGTGMAACFYGATLNLNAPQSLKVYPKSGEELGLRLENGKILFSGAVKHCFDTSVEI; from the coding sequence ATGCAAGTTTCAAAGTACAACGCTAGTGGCAACGATTTTGTAATATTTCATACATTTTTGAGCAAAGATAGAGGCGAGCTAGCAAGGCAAATTTGCAGCCGAACGAACAGCGTTGGAGCTGATGGGCTCATCGTACTTTTGCCTTACGAAAAGGGCGTGAAATGGGAGTTTTACAACAGCGATGGAAGTTACGCTGCGATGTGTGGCAATGGCTCGCGCGCGGCTGCTAGATATGCCTATCTAAACGGCCTTGTAAGTTCAAACGAATTTGCCTTGCTAACCGGCAGCGGCGAGGTGATGGCAAGCGTGAAAGATGAGTGCGTCGAGGTCGTGCTAACAAGTCCAAAAATTTTAAGCGAGCCACTAAATGAAGGCGGCAAAACTTGGTATTTTTATGATACTGGCGTGCCTCACCTTGTAAATTTCACACAAAATTTAGAGGAATTTGACGTCAAAGAGTGCAGGGCGCTTCGTCAAAAATACAATGCAAATGTAAATTTAGCCAAATTTGAGGGTGGAGTTTTAAAGGTTAGAACCTACGAAAGGGGTGTGGAGGACGAGACGCTAGCTTGTGGCACTGGCATGGCGGCTTGCTTTTACGGCGCTACTTTAAATTTAAACGCACCACAGAGCCTAAAAGTCTATCCAAAAAGTGGCGAGGAGCTTGGGCTTAGGCTTGAAAACGGCAAAATTTTATTTAGCGGAGCGGTGAAACACTGCTTTGATACGAGTGTTGAAATTTAG
- the coaE gene encoding dephospho-CoA kinase (Dephospho-CoA kinase (CoaE) performs the final step in coenzyme A biosynthesis.): protein MQKFPNAYVITGSIASGKSTAINLLKERGFSVIDADVIAHEQLEICKCEIVEFFGEQILDEAGKIDRQKLGVIVFKDPKKLKILEQILHPKIKEEILSRAAKLECLGQVYFVDIPLFFEKEDRYAEFKNVAVIYAPKELLLSRLMNRNGLNLEDAKARVELQMDIEQKRKKTNFIIDNSGDKENLEQELEKFLRQICG, encoded by the coding sequence TTGCAGAAATTTCCAAACGCTTATGTCATTACAGGCTCTATTGCTAGCGGTAAAAGCACAGCTATAAATTTGCTAAAAGAACGAGGCTTTAGTGTGATTGATGCGGACGTGATCGCTCATGAGCAGCTTGAAATTTGTAAATGTGAGATAGTGGAATTTTTTGGAGAGCAAATTTTAGACGAAGCTGGCAAGATCGATCGACAAAAACTTGGTGTCATTGTTTTTAAAGACCCAAAAAAATTAAAAATTTTAGAGCAAATTTTGCATCCAAAGATAAAGGAAGAAATTTTATCTCGTGCTGCGAAGCTTGAGTGCTTGGGGCAGGTTTATTTTGTCGATATCCCTTTATTTTTTGAAAAAGAGGATCGCTACGCTGAGTTTAAAAATGTAGCTGTAATCTACGCACCAAAAGAGCTTTTGCTAAGCCGCTTAATGAATCGAAACGGTCTAAATTTAGAGGATGCAAAAGCTAGAGTAGAGCTTCAGATGGATATTGAGCAAAAGCGAAAAAAGACAAATTTTATCATAGATAACAGTGGCGATAAAGAAAATTTAGAGCAAGAACTAGAGAAATTTCTAAGGCAAATTTGCGGCTGA